The genomic stretch TTCTCTACGATTAATTGTCAAATCTGACAAGCTACCCATTCCTGCTACACGTTCGCCTACACATTTCGGCTACTCAGTTGATTAGACCGATATCATCAGTCGAGGTTAGCCCAGCGGTGTTGAcaatcattttagattcgattatttatagtagtatttttttcttcatcaaatatgaagttcttttcagaatttttcaaccacgtgttaaatcataataatttatcagttaacccttaactagcccgttcatctgatatcagtattgttcaaatcggttgtgtagtttctgagataacgaagttttgtgattttcccaTTTTGAtgcattacagacgaagttacagtccgattacagtaaaatgcagtggtgggcaccattccgctaattcgctaattagcgacgctaaaactcagttagcgatttagcgatttcgctaatttttaagctggttagcgaaactgttagcgttgctaaaattttggcattcgaaacgctaatcgctaaattttgtggagaagcgacaatagaaatatttagaaaaactgcgaattgctgatggcgtacgtaaattgcttcgaaagatgaacatactttactgcgaaagttacttttgcagtttttttaccctagaatggagttccagttatcgtacaagccacaggagcattttgaagaacaagcacaaggtctaaattgaatttttggcacaccaggaactttgatgaattgcaatgcgctCGAAATTATGAGAACTTTAGTTatattttttcgattcagataataattgaattttcattaaaacattcctaagagtatctattttcaatgcaagctaaataacttttgttattcttgtttttacaaaagcaaatatgaataccgtttcgtgaacctcttactttCGTGaacagctttaaaaagtaattgttttcgtttgtttaaccaaaacagatcaaagtggtccaaatcttacaaaacatgagcaataaatatagcgatatgactatttacatattaaaaagttagcgattagcgaaagttccgctaatgtgggtttagcgtttagcgtttagcgattatcgagcttaattttccggttagcgacttagcgattagcgtcgctaaattttcggttagcggtgcccaccaccggtaaaatgttatgttatgtgttatgaggcagctagacctttcatttgacactaattttttggaaatcggttcagccatctctgagaaaagtgagtgagtttaagtagtcttcggaatatctTTCATAACTTTCATAACTGGATTtcccatttttaaacataacaggcaacagtaatagtccgattgcaaataaaaaaatcaaaagggtctcatggggcaactagaccttccaattgacactgattttttgaaaatcggtccagccatctcagagaaacatgattgagattaaatagtcttcagAACATGTTTCTGTCCATAACTTTTATACCACCTCCAATCTTTACAAAATTCAAAAGCTAAGGTTTTTTaaacagcccgttcatttaaaaccaattttgttcaaatcggttgtgtagtttctgagaaaatgAACTTTCGTGATATTCGCATTTTGATAAACATGCATACgaactaaaaatccaattacaataaaatttaatagggtcgtatggggcaactagacctttcatttgagaataattttatgaaaaatgagtgagattgaaaagttgcacatacacacacattcacacacatacagaaaatgctcagctcatcgaaCCGAACTACAAAGTTTTGAACAAAACCAATGCCAAAATGCATTCGCTCTTTTAGGAGATTAATCTCATATCTGTAGAATTCCTCCTTctgtgaaaaatactcagtttgcttagCCAAACATGTGTGcatagtttcattgaaatcaatAACGACCGAtacaatttttccgaaattaCAGATCTCTTGGCATGGAATCGCTCAATTGATTTTGCGTTGCGTTAGGTTACCATTTTATGCAACTTAAATGTAATTTAAAATACTGCAACAACATCTTGCAGTATTTGAAATTACCAGGACTTTTTTAAATTATAGTCGGCAGCTAAGTTAACCTTCTTAATATTTTCATGAAGGTACTTTATCGAATTACTCTAATCTTTAATTGAGTTTTGATCGGCCGATTTTTTACTTCCTCATGTATTTTTCCGATCATGCCTTGTAagtttaaaacaaataataaaaatgaataaaaatatatcgtttttaatatttttctctCGTTTTGGTTTACAGGACGCGGTCAAAACTAAATAATGTGCTCTTCTGTGTTattattgttttcaatttcaCCTTGAGTTGTTATCAGGCTACAACAGTAGTACCACCAATATGTGAAAATACATTTTTAGAGGAGATGCCACAGAGGATAAAAAAAGTATGTGCAGCCTTGGAAAATTCTAATCAGTTTGCAGAGGCCCTCAACGCATACATACGAAAAGAAGCAGCAGGTATGCAAACATCATAAGTAAACACGTATTACTTTTGCATAGAGTAAACTGTATAAATCAAGACAGCACCACGAAAAAAATtctcatacacaaggcaaaatGCAATGTCACTACCACCATATGGTACCACAAAGACTGTCGTAGCGTTAGTAAGCGCGTcttataaaaacctaaattaatccacctagcggtcaaacCCAGCCTtgctcattcaaacttttatttgtaagaatagattaacatgaacgcttcaatccaatgaatgtatattcactctttaggttctaaaatatagtccggtctgtctgtttgtctgtctgatcaatataggctcgaaaactaccgaaccgatcgaatttggtatgtgaatgttttaagaggttataaatatgtccataatagttcgacgcccctccctcttctggaagcacatgtttctgcacatctcgcgaatcaatcaactaaatggaaccatatttggcaggtgaatatttttagtggtaacaaatatgttccatagtcgacctcaggcaacattttggattgtaagatggcttctggtttctggaaaacagccaaaaatggccgatttccgtctaacatgagtatctccagatgtagaatgatacacagcagctgaaatcgaccacagaccccactTTGGATTCTAGATTGGCGACTtgcggtttctgggaaacagccggaaatgatcgaataacacccaatataggtgtttcttcaaccagaatgacgctcagaggccagaagttatccattttgaaatccaagatggcgacttccggtttggaaaaaaaacagcctaaaataaacaaatactatccaatatgagtaactctggaaccagaatgatgcaataagctaacaattgacctccgtaccattttaaattgctaaattgcaacttctaggaaacagtcgaaaatgaccgaataatgctcaatatggatctttccgtaatcgagatgatgcatagaaaccaaacattgaccttggacaccattttgaatttaaagacggccacttttagtttctggaaaacaaccaaaataacaaaatacctcccaatataggtatttccggtgtcagattgatgccagaaaatctgctgaaaatgaccgaagaccacccaatataaatatattcagaattaaggcgatgtacaggagCCAAACGTCGAGaacttgactttgatcatatcttatggccgattcgttgattcgtcgtgcatttgcagattttaaacatatcgcaaggaatcaatgaacttgaaatgttcaaaataatgttgaggccacatatatcgatcaaagcagtgtagttttaaatagactttgaattttcttttctttccataacttttgagccacatatcaaattgttatgaagtttgttatttgtaaggttgagagatgactcgttcgttagacactagttatgttcaaataagtcatgtaatctttgaaataatagactttcgttgttttattaacaatttaatacataacggttgcttaagttcgattataatcaaataaaatgggaacgtgtagccaaaatttgaaaccaccatttgaacgactttttatttgacaataattctgtggaaatcgggtcagccatctctgagaaaagtgagtgagtccaagtagtcttcggaatatgttccttttcatagcttaATTTCAcatatttgaacataacaggaaaagtaatagtccgattgcaaaacaaaccaatagggtcttatggggcaactagaccttctatttgaaactgattttatgaaaattggtccagccatctctgagaaacatgagtgagattaaacagtcttcagaacacgtttcttttcataactttttaactatatattcaatctttataaaatttaaaatttaagggtttttcaggaaGCACGTTCATTTGaactcaattttgttcaaatcggttgtgtagtttctgggataatgatgttttatgatttttacatttcgatacataacctctaaactaagaatccgattacaataaaatttcatagggtcttatggggcaactagacctttcatttgcaattaatttcatgaaaatcggtctagttttgtgaaaatcacaaaacttcatgatctcagaaactacaaaaccgatttgaacaaaattggtatcaaaagaacgggcttattttttgaaccatttgtgaaataattttataatgattggacatgtagttcaaaagttatgcaaggAAACgcgtttcaaacactgtttaaactcactcacttttctcagagatggcctgaccgattttcacaaaattagtgtcatatggaaggtcttgttgccccataggaccctatttaattttattgttattggactttaactttgtcgttatgtataataatgt from Wyeomyia smithii strain HCP4-BCI-WySm-NY-G18 chromosome 3, ASM2978416v1, whole genome shotgun sequence encodes the following:
- the LOC129731589 gene encoding dromyosuppressin encodes the protein MTRSKLNNVLFCVIIVFNFTLSCYQATTVVPPICENTFLEEMPQRIKKVCAALENSNQFAEALNAYIRKEAAALLYQGEDLLIPSNNGKRTDVDHVFLRFGRKR